One genomic segment of Belonocnema kinseyi isolate 2016_QV_RU_SX_M_011 chromosome 2, B_treatae_v1, whole genome shotgun sequence includes these proteins:
- the LOC117167954 gene encoding probable elongator complex protein 2, protein MSLIFRLDSQLSRCPKHRFVAHVQLFLVTASVDQTTRIHAPWSDESDVWHEIARPQIHGYDISCLTMLSSYKFASGAEEKVVRIFKSTLTFKTCLDKISYADDFGEELVEGASLPALGLMNKAIFGQDLKGNKPHIGSLNDLTYDRPPVEEELIQHTLWSEEQKLYGHGYEIFTMAAKHDGTLLATVCKSTNSKYAAILIWDTKTWMQVQQLISHQLTVTQLAFSPDDKYLVSVSRDRQWSLFGLNERRYNLLATSLKKDNLHNRIIWCCAWTHDSKYFATGSRDGKIGIWSENVSLSQLLLPTAILEIKDSSVTALSFAPIMLSANAYILAVGFDSGEIEIFNVVLQNNQAVWESLAKYDSSFAHHLTVKRLQFRPQSKSEKKMLYLASCGSDHTVKIYNIDVS, encoded by the coding sequence gTTTTTGGTGACCGCGAGTGTTGACCAGACAACGAGAATCCATGCGCCCTGGTCTGATGAATCTGACGTATGGCACGAAATTGCTCGGCCCCAAATTCACGGTTACGACATATCTTGTTTAACAATGTTATCATCCTACAAATTCGCCTCTGGGGCAGAAGAGAAAGTGGTTCGCATTTTTAAATctactttaacttttaaaaccTGCTTGGATAAAATATCATATGCGGACGATTTCGGAGAAGAATTAGTAGAAGGAGCATCACTACCTGCTTTGGGCCTAATGAATAAAGCCATATTTGGGCAAGACCTCAAGGGAAATAAGCCGCATATCGGCAGTTTGAATGACCTAACCTACGATCGCCCTCCAGTTGAAGAGGAACTTATTCAACACACGCTTTGGTCGGAAGAACAGAAACTTTACGGTCATGGCTACGAAATATTCACCATGGCTGCTAAGCATGACGGAACATTATTGGCTACTGTTTGCAAATCAACTAATTCCAAGTACGCAGCAATTTTAATTTGGGATACGAAAACCTGGATGCAAGTGCAACAATTAATCTCCCATCAACTGACCGTCACGCAGCTCGCATTTTCTCCCGATGATAAGTACTTGGTATCAGTTTCACGAGATAGACAATGGTCTTTATTTGGTTTGAATGAAAGGAGATACAATTTGTTAGCAACTAGTTTAAAAAAGGACAACCTTCATAATAGAATAATTTGGTGTTGTGCATGGACAcatgattcaaaatattttgcaacgGGATCCAGGGACGGCAAGATTGGTATCTGGAGTGAAAACGTCAGTTTATCGCAACTGCTTCTTCCAACcgcaattttggaaataaaagacAGTTCAGTTACAGCCCTCTCTTTCGCTCCAATTATGTTATCTGCAAATGCTTATATTCTTGCAGTAGGATTTGACAGTGGTGAGATTGAGATATTTAATGTTGTACTTCAAAACAATCAAGCGGTTTGGGAATCTTTGGCGAAATATGATTCATCATTTGCTCACCATCTGACTGTTAAACGTCTTCAATTTCGCCCGCAAAGTAAAagcgagaaaaaaatgttatatcttgCGAGTTGCGGTTCTGACCACACagtcaaaatttataatattgatgTTTCCTAA